One Actinosynnema pretiosum DNA segment encodes these proteins:
- a CDS encoding NAD-glutamate dehydrogenase has translation MTSTGFPTRSERAAHAAGGAARAASPEHTRDELIGRAAENAPELAELIRLYYRHVPAEEVNDDDPADLLGAVRSNHRLAESRVAGRPTVRVLNPTRERDGWQCPATVVQIVTDDMPHLVDSVASELTRNGVQVQRVIHPIVVVRRDQADGSLVEVLPAADPADPPQGAAAESWMHIEVDLLTDADRAHELEAGLRSVLNDVREVVEDTDRMVTTARELAKSLRGDGLPLPEHEVQDGARLLEWLADEHFTFLGYRRYEVVRDGGEPVLRPSGEAGLGVLRQDSPAAHALTAGPDAGTPTPELLVLTQASAQASVHRSVYPYYVGVRTFDAEGRVDGEHRFLGVLSTTALHEDVLDIPVIERRVRDVIHSAGFPLHSYSGQRMLEVIQNYPRTELFSVNAETLHLTVTGVIALAERRRLRLFLRRDPYGRFYSCLVYLPRDRYTTTSRLAMQEVLIDELGGVNLEYSARIGESALARVHFTVHTDPAADQGAAPDTTHIQQRLAEAVRSWDDRMVEAVLAETARSNELGAESAGEQGQRIAGAFPEAYKEDFTAPEGLGDFRRIEALGQGDLDMVFYVPRDAEPGERRFKLFLAGARVTLSDVLPMLQRMGVVVVDERPYDLVRDDGVECWIYDFGLRLDPATLEKLTDEDLDSVRVRFQDAFAAAWRGESEVDGFNTLVLRGGLTWQQAAMLRAYAKYLRQAGVSYSQDYIEDAVLGHTEVATALVELFETRFDPELDASSRTERTDRLSARITELIDDVTSLDADRILRSLLTLVLATLRTNYFVRDADGAPRPYLAVKLNPRAIPELPQPRPRFEIFVYSPRIEGVHLRFGPVARGGLRWSDRREDFRTEVLGLVKAQAVKNAVIVPVGAKGGFVVKRPPVPSGDPGLDREAFLAEGIACYRQFISGLLDLTDNLKAGVTVPAPQVVRHDGDDSYLVVAADKGTASFSDIANEVSRSYGFWLGDAFASGGSVGYDHKAMGITAKGAWESVKRHFREMGTNTQTDEFTVVGVGDMSGDVFGNGMLLSEHIRLVAAFDHRHVFLDPNPVAATSFAERSRLFALPRSSWDDYDRSLISEGGGVFPRTAKSIPVSEQVRVALGLPEGTVKLSPQELMRAVLVAPVDLLWNGGIGTYVKSSTESHGDVGDKANDAIRVNGRDLRVKVVGEGGNLGLTQRGRIEFARTGGKVNTDALDNSAGVDCSDHEVNIKILLDELVRQGALDAGQRNELLGEMTDEVGQLVLADNYSQNAVLGVSRAHAAPMLSVHARLVTDLESRGVLDRGLEALPSQAEFKALEKAGEGLTSPELATLLAHVKLALKEEVLASDLPTMDSAARKLPDYFPSQLRARFGDAIPDHPLSREIITTVLVNEVVDGGGISYAFRLAEEMSASTTDAVRAYTAVTSIYDLPSLWRSIRELDNAVPSEVLDDMLLETRRLLDRASRWLLTNRPQPLAISAAISRFRGVVERITPRMVDLVKGREQESVLANVDRLVGHGVPQELATRVSTLLFTYGLLDVTEIAELAEHEDLGASAGAERSHEETAELYFAMSDHLDIDRMLSSVSSLERENRWHALARLALRDDFYSSLRAITVDVLRTSDPEDSGEQKIAAWEQANASRLGRARAALEEINRANRLDLATLSVAARQVRSMVR, from the coding sequence ATGACCTCGACTGGATTCCCGACCCGTTCCGAGCGCGCCGCCCACGCCGCGGGTGGTGCCGCGCGTGCGGCCAGTCCTGAACACACCCGAGACGAATTGATCGGCAGAGCCGCCGAGAACGCGCCCGAGCTCGCCGAGCTGATCCGCCTCTACTACCGGCACGTGCCCGCCGAGGAAGTCAACGACGACGACCCGGCCGACCTGCTGGGCGCGGTGCGCTCCAACCACCGGCTCGCCGAGAGCCGCGTGGCGGGCCGCCCCACGGTGCGGGTGCTCAACCCCACCAGGGAGCGGGACGGCTGGCAGTGCCCCGCGACCGTCGTGCAGATCGTCACCGACGACATGCCCCACCTGGTGGACTCGGTCGCCTCCGAGCTCACCCGCAACGGCGTGCAGGTGCAGCGCGTGATCCACCCGATCGTCGTGGTGCGCCGCGACCAGGCCGACGGCTCCCTCGTGGAGGTGCTGCCCGCCGCCGACCCGGCCGACCCGCCGCAGGGCGCCGCCGCCGAGTCGTGGATGCACATCGAGGTCGACCTGCTCACCGACGCCGACCGGGCGCACGAGCTGGAAGCCGGGCTGCGCTCCGTGCTCAACGACGTCCGCGAGGTCGTCGAGGACACCGACCGCATGGTCACCACCGCCCGCGAGCTGGCCAAGTCCCTGCGCGGCGACGGCCTCCCGCTGCCCGAGCACGAGGTGCAGGACGGCGCGCGGCTGCTGGAGTGGCTGGCCGACGAGCACTTCACGTTCCTCGGCTACCGCCGCTACGAGGTCGTCCGCGACGGCGGCGAGCCGGTCCTGCGCCCCTCGGGCGAGGCCGGCCTCGGCGTGCTGCGCCAGGACAGCCCCGCCGCGCACGCCCTCACCGCCGGGCCCGACGCCGGAACGCCCACCCCGGAGCTGCTGGTCCTCACCCAGGCCAGCGCCCAGGCCAGCGTGCACCGCTCGGTCTACCCGTACTACGTGGGCGTGCGGACCTTCGACGCCGAGGGCCGCGTCGACGGCGAGCACCGCTTCCTCGGCGTGCTGTCCACGACCGCGCTGCACGAGGACGTCCTGGACATCCCCGTCATCGAGCGCCGCGTCCGCGACGTCATCCACAGCGCGGGCTTCCCGCTGCACTCGTACTCGGGCCAGCGGATGCTCGAGGTCATCCAGAACTACCCGCGCACCGAGCTGTTCTCGGTGAACGCCGAGACGCTGCACCTCACCGTCACGGGCGTCATCGCGCTCGCCGAGCGCCGCCGCCTCCGGCTGTTCCTGCGCCGCGACCCGTACGGCCGCTTCTACTCCTGCCTGGTCTACCTGCCGCGCGACCGCTACACCACCACCTCGCGGCTGGCCATGCAGGAGGTGCTGATCGACGAGCTGGGCGGCGTCAACCTGGAGTACAGCGCCCGCATCGGCGAGTCCGCGCTGGCCCGCGTGCACTTCACCGTGCACACCGACCCGGCCGCCGACCAGGGCGCCGCCCCGGACACCACCCACATCCAGCAGCGCCTCGCCGAGGCCGTGCGCTCCTGGGACGACCGCATGGTCGAGGCGGTGCTGGCCGAGACCGCCCGCTCGAACGAGCTGGGCGCCGAGTCGGCGGGCGAGCAGGGCCAGCGGATCGCGGGCGCGTTCCCCGAGGCCTACAAGGAGGACTTCACCGCCCCCGAGGGCCTCGGCGACTTCCGCCGCATCGAGGCGCTGGGCCAGGGCGACCTGGACATGGTGTTCTACGTGCCGCGCGACGCCGAGCCGGGCGAGCGGCGGTTCAAGCTGTTCCTCGCGGGCGCCCGCGTCACCCTGTCCGACGTGCTGCCGATGCTCCAGCGCATGGGCGTGGTCGTGGTCGACGAGCGGCCGTACGACCTGGTGCGCGACGACGGCGTCGAGTGCTGGATCTACGACTTCGGCCTGCGCCTGGACCCGGCCACCCTGGAGAAGCTCACCGACGAGGACCTCGACTCGGTGCGCGTCCGCTTCCAGGACGCGTTCGCGGCGGCGTGGCGCGGCGAGTCCGAGGTCGACGGCTTCAACACCCTGGTGCTGCGCGGCGGCCTGACCTGGCAGCAGGCGGCCATGCTGCGCGCGTACGCCAAGTACCTGCGCCAGGCCGGCGTGTCCTACAGCCAGGACTACATCGAGGACGCCGTCCTCGGGCACACCGAGGTCGCCACCGCGCTGGTCGAGCTGTTCGAGACCCGCTTCGACCCCGAGCTGGACGCCTCCTCCCGGACCGAGCGCACCGACCGCCTGTCCGCCCGGATCACCGAGCTGATCGACGACGTCACCAGCCTGGACGCCGACCGCATCCTGCGCAGCCTGCTCACCCTGGTGCTGGCGACCCTGCGGACCAACTACTTCGTCCGCGACGCCGACGGCGCGCCCCGCCCGTACCTGGCGGTCAAGCTCAACCCGAGGGCCATCCCGGAGCTGCCGCAGCCCCGCCCCCGGTTCGAGATCTTCGTGTACTCGCCGCGGATCGAGGGCGTGCACCTGAGGTTCGGGCCGGTCGCGCGCGGCGGGCTGCGCTGGTCCGACCGGCGCGAGGACTTCCGCACCGAGGTGCTGGGCCTGGTCAAGGCGCAGGCGGTGAAGAACGCGGTGATCGTCCCGGTCGGCGCGAAGGGCGGCTTCGTGGTGAAGCGCCCGCCCGTCCCCAGCGGTGATCCCGGCCTGGACCGCGAGGCGTTCCTGGCCGAGGGCATCGCCTGCTACCGCCAGTTCATCTCCGGCCTGCTCGACCTGACCGACAACCTCAAGGCGGGCGTCACCGTCCCCGCCCCGCAGGTGGTGCGGCACGACGGCGACGACAGCTACCTCGTCGTGGCCGCCGACAAGGGCACCGCGTCGTTCTCCGACATCGCCAACGAGGTGTCCCGCTCCTACGGCTTCTGGCTCGGCGACGCGTTCGCCTCCGGCGGCTCGGTCGGCTACGACCACAAGGCCATGGGCATCACCGCCAAGGGCGCCTGGGAGAGCGTGAAGCGGCACTTCCGGGAGATGGGCACCAACACCCAGACCGACGAGTTCACCGTCGTCGGCGTCGGCGACATGTCCGGCGACGTGTTCGGCAACGGGATGCTGCTGTCCGAGCACATCCGGCTGGTCGCCGCGTTCGACCACCGGCACGTCTTCCTGGACCCGAACCCGGTGGCCGCGACCTCGTTCGCCGAGCGCTCCCGGCTGTTCGCGCTGCCGCGCTCCTCGTGGGACGACTACGACCGGTCGCTGATCAGCGAGGGCGGCGGCGTGTTCCCGCGCACCGCCAAGTCGATCCCGGTCAGCGAGCAGGTCAGGGTCGCGCTGGGCCTTCCCGAGGGCACCGTGAAGCTGTCCCCGCAGGAGCTGATGCGGGCGGTGCTGGTCGCCCCGGTCGACCTGCTGTGGAACGGCGGCATCGGCACCTACGTGAAGTCCTCCACCGAGTCGCACGGCGACGTCGGCGACAAGGCCAACGACGCGATCCGGGTCAACGGCCGCGACCTGCGGGTCAAGGTCGTCGGCGAGGGCGGCAACCTGGGCCTGACCCAGCGCGGTCGCATCGAGTTCGCCCGCACCGGCGGCAAGGTCAACACCGACGCGCTGGACAACTCGGCGGGCGTCGACTGCTCCGACCACGAGGTCAACATCAAGATCCTGCTGGACGAGCTGGTCAGGCAGGGCGCGCTGGACGCCGGGCAGCGCAACGAGCTGCTGGGCGAGATGACCGACGAGGTCGGGCAGCTGGTGCTGGCCGACAACTACTCGCAGAACGCGGTGCTGGGCGTCAGCCGGGCGCACGCGGCCCCGATGCTGTCCGTGCACGCCCGCCTGGTCACCGACCTGGAGTCGCGCGGCGTGCTCGACCGGGGCCTGGAGGCGCTGCCGAGCCAGGCCGAGTTCAAGGCGCTGGAGAAGGCGGGCGAGGGTCTGACGTCGCCGGAGCTGGCGACGCTGCTCGCGCACGTGAAGCTGGCGCTGAAGGAGGAGGTGCTGGCCAGCGACCTGCCGACGATGGACTCGGCGGCGCGCAAGCTGCCCGACTACTTCCCCAGCCAGCTGCGGGCCCGCTTCGGCGACGCCATCCCGGACCACCCGCTCAGCCGGGAGATCATCACCACCGTCCTGGTCAACGAGGTCGTGGACGGCGGCGGCATCTCCTACGCGTTCCGGCTGGCCGAGGAGATGAGCGCGTCGACCACCGACGCGGTGCGCGCGTACACGGCGGTCACCTCGATCTACGACCTGCCGTCGCTGTGGCGCAGCATCCGCGAGCTGGACAACGCGGTGCCCAGCGAGGTCCTGGACGACATGCTGCTGGAGACCCGGCGGCTGCTGGACCGCGCGTCCCGCTGGCTGCTGACCAACCGGCCGCAGCCGCTGGCGATCAGCGCCGCGATCTCCCGGTTCCGGGGCGTGGTCGAGCGGATCACGCCGAGGATGGTGGACCTGGTCAAGGGCCGCGAGCAGGAGTCGGTGCTGGCCAACGTCGACCGGCTGGTCGGCCACGGCGTGCCGCAGGAGCTGGCGACGCGGGTCTCCACGCTGCTGTTCACCTACGGGCTGCTGGACGTCACCGAGATCGCCGAGCTGGCCGAGCACGAGGACCTGGGCGCGTCGGCGGGCGCCGAGCGCAGCCACGAGGAGACCGCCGAGCTGTACTTCGCGATGTCCGACCACCTGGACATCGACCGGATGCTCAGCTCGGTGTCCTCGCTGGAGCGGGAGAACCGCTGGCACGCGCTGGCCAGGCTCGCGCTGCGGGACGACTTCTACTCGTCGCTGCGGGCGATCACGGTGGACGTGCTGCGCACCTCCGACCCGGAGGACAGCGGCGAGCAGAAGATCGCCGCGTGGGAGCAGGCCAACGCGTCCCGGCTCGGCCGGGCGCGGGCGGCGCTGGAGGAGATCAACCGGGCGAACCGGCTCGACCTGGCGACGCTGTCGGTGGCGGCGCGGCAGGTGCGGAGCATGGTGCGCTGA
- a CDS encoding TetR/AcrR family transcriptional regulator, which produces MPEETTPKRRRAPAMSQEERRDAIVQATLPLLELHGANVTTSQIARAAGIAEGTVFRAFKDKQELIHACVHEALSPEPVIDLLDRTASLPDLRDRAIWTINALSSYLERMWSLAGVLRESGFDPHDKSGGKPKNPGEHFERLHNKAAAVFEPDADRLAVEPALAAKLLLGLVMANRARPGAPTTGADASPEQLVDLFLHGALRGTRCTTS; this is translated from the coding sequence ATGCCCGAGGAGACCACCCCCAAGCGCAGGCGAGCACCGGCGATGAGCCAGGAGGAGCGCAGGGACGCCATCGTCCAGGCGACCCTCCCCCTGCTCGAACTGCACGGCGCCAACGTCACCACCAGCCAGATCGCCCGAGCGGCGGGCATCGCCGAGGGCACGGTCTTCCGGGCGTTCAAGGACAAGCAGGAGCTGATCCACGCCTGCGTCCACGAGGCGCTCTCCCCCGAACCGGTGATCGACCTGCTCGACCGGACCGCGAGCCTCCCGGACCTCCGGGACCGCGCGATCTGGACGATCAACGCCCTCTCCAGCTACCTGGAGCGGATGTGGTCGCTGGCAGGCGTCCTGCGCGAGAGCGGGTTCGACCCGCACGACAAGAGCGGCGGCAAGCCCAAGAACCCCGGCGAGCACTTCGAGCGGCTGCACAACAAGGCAGCCGCCGTGTTCGAGCCGGACGCCGACCGCCTCGCCGTCGAGCCCGCGCTCGCCGCGAAGCTCCTGCTCGGCCTGGTCATGGCCAACCGGGCCCGCCCCGGCGCGCCCACCACCGGGGCCGACGCCTCGCCCGAACAGCTCGTTGATCTCTTCCTGCACGGCGCACTGAGGGGGACCCGATGCACGACCTCATGA
- a CDS encoding single-stranded DNA-binding protein yields MAVNETRVTLVGTVASEVALTTVGTGFSRAVFRMVSVERRFDRDLGRFVDGDRLFVSVTCWRGLAENVRASLGRGDPVVVTGKLRLHELRTEDVRRTHLSVEASVVGPNLLWCTAEPRRGGGPDPGFDPGSEPVSGVAGRGISESAGAAPTLPDVLAPRTEEQSVSVAEEALPVPF; encoded by the coding sequence GTGGCGGTCAACGAGACGAGGGTGACCCTGGTGGGCACGGTGGCCAGCGAGGTGGCGCTGACCACGGTCGGCACGGGGTTCAGCCGGGCGGTGTTCCGGATGGTCAGCGTGGAGCGGCGGTTCGACCGGGACCTGGGGCGGTTCGTGGACGGCGACCGGCTGTTCGTGTCGGTGACCTGCTGGCGGGGGCTCGCGGAGAACGTGCGGGCGAGCCTGGGGCGGGGTGACCCGGTGGTGGTGACGGGCAAGCTGAGGCTGCACGAGCTGCGCACCGAGGACGTGCGGCGCACCCACCTGTCGGTGGAGGCGTCGGTGGTGGGGCCGAACCTGCTGTGGTGCACGGCCGAGCCCCGGCGGGGCGGCGGTCCCGATCCGGGTTTCGATCCCGGTTCCGAACCGGTTTCCGGCGTGGCCGGGCGCGGTATTTCAGAGTCGGCGGGTGCAGCGCCTACGCTGCCCGACGTGCTCGCGCCGCGCACCGAGGAGCAGTCGGTCTCCGTCGCGGAGGAGGCCCTCCCGGTGCCCTTCTGA
- a CDS encoding ATP-binding cassette domain-containing protein gives MHDLMIEAVDVVKAFGDQKALDGVSVAVPRGSVLGLLGHNGAGKTTLVNVLTTLLPPDSGTARVAGLDVVSDAHRVRGLIGLTGQFAAVDEQLSGADNLVLIARLLGASPREAKARAGELLELFGLTDAAKRAARTYSGGMRRRLDLAASLVGHPDVIFLDEPTTGLDPASRLDLWGIVENLVTDGTSVLLTTQYLDEADRLADSITVLASGRVVASGTSAELKAQVGQRSVTVTLGSADEAARARVALERAGLQPVPDPAKHALTSPVGSSRELAVVVRALDEVGLEADELALGEPTLDDVYLTLSRHAA, from the coding sequence ATGCACGACCTCATGATCGAAGCGGTGGACGTCGTCAAGGCGTTCGGCGACCAGAAGGCGCTGGACGGGGTGAGCGTCGCCGTGCCGAGGGGCAGCGTCCTCGGCCTGCTCGGCCACAACGGCGCGGGCAAGACCACCCTGGTCAACGTCCTGACCACCCTGCTGCCCCCGGACTCGGGCACCGCCAGGGTCGCGGGCCTGGACGTGGTCTCCGACGCGCACCGGGTGCGCGGCCTGATCGGCCTGACCGGCCAGTTCGCCGCCGTGGACGAGCAGCTGTCCGGCGCCGACAACCTCGTCCTCATCGCCCGGCTGCTCGGCGCGAGCCCCCGCGAGGCCAAGGCCCGCGCGGGCGAGCTGCTGGAGCTGTTCGGGCTGACCGACGCCGCCAAGCGCGCGGCCCGCACCTACTCGGGCGGGATGCGCAGGCGGCTCGACCTGGCCGCCAGCCTCGTCGGCCACCCCGACGTGATCTTCCTGGACGAGCCGACCACCGGCCTCGACCCGGCCAGCAGGCTCGACCTGTGGGGCATCGTGGAGAACCTGGTCACCGACGGCACCTCGGTGCTGCTGACCACCCAGTACCTCGACGAGGCCGACCGGCTGGCCGACTCGATCACCGTGCTGGCCTCGGGCCGGGTCGTGGCCTCCGGCACCAGCGCCGAGCTGAAGGCGCAGGTCGGCCAGCGCAGCGTCACGGTCACCCTGGGCAGCGCGGACGAGGCGGCGCGGGCGCGCGTCGCGCTGGAGCGGGCGGGCCTGCAGCCGGTGCCCGACCCGGCCAAGCACGCGCTCACCTCGCCGGTGGGCTCCTCGCGCGAGCTGGCGGTCGTGGTCCGCGCGCTGGACGAGGTCGGCCTGGAGGCCGACGAGCTGGCGCTGGGCGAGCCGACCCTCGACGACGTCTACCTCACCCTGTCCCGGCACGCGGCCTGA
- the ettA gene encoding energy-dependent translational throttle protein EttA codes for MAEFIYTMKKVRKAHGDKVILDDVTIMFYPGAKIGLVGPNGAGKSSVLKIMAGLDKPGNGEAYLSPGYTVGILQQEPPLNEEKTVLGNVQEGLGEIKVKLDRFNEIAEKMAVDYSDELMEEMGQLQEELDHANAWDLDSQLEQAMDALRCPPPDADVKLLSGGERRRVALCKLLLSKPDLLLLDEPTNHLDAESVLWLEQHLAQYAGAVLAVTHDRYFLDNLSQWILELERGRAHVYEGNYSTYLEKKAERLAVQGKKDQKLQKRLKDELEWVRSGAKARQAKSKARLGRYEEMAIEAEKTRKLDFEEIQIPPGPRLGNIVVETEKLKKGFGERVLIDNLSFTLPRNGIVGVIGPNGVGKSTLFKTIVGLEQPDAGTVKVGETVKLSYVDQNRSGLDPKKTVWETVSGGLDYIHVGNVEMPSRAYVSAFGFKGPDQQKPTGVLSGGERNRLNLALTLKLGGNLILLDEPTNDLDVETLGSLENALEQFPGCAVVISHDRWFLDRVATHILAWEGTDENPSQWYWFEGNFEGYEKNKVERMGAEAARPHRVTYRKLTRD; via the coding sequence ATGGCCGAGTTCATCTACACCATGAAGAAGGTGCGCAAAGCGCACGGGGACAAGGTCATCCTCGATGACGTCACCATCATGTTCTACCCCGGTGCGAAGATCGGCCTGGTCGGCCCCAACGGCGCGGGCAAGTCGAGCGTGCTGAAGATCATGGCCGGTCTCGACAAGCCCGGCAACGGCGAGGCCTACCTGTCGCCCGGCTACACCGTCGGCATCCTCCAGCAGGAGCCGCCGCTCAACGAGGAGAAGACCGTCCTGGGCAACGTCCAGGAGGGCCTCGGCGAGATCAAGGTGAAGCTCGACCGCTTCAACGAGATCGCCGAGAAGATGGCCGTCGACTACTCCGACGAGCTGATGGAGGAGATGGGGCAGCTCCAGGAGGAGCTGGACCACGCCAACGCGTGGGACCTCGACTCCCAGCTGGAGCAGGCGATGGACGCCCTGCGCTGCCCGCCGCCGGACGCCGACGTCAAGCTGCTCTCCGGTGGTGAGCGCCGCCGCGTCGCGCTGTGCAAGCTCCTGCTGAGCAAGCCCGACCTGCTGCTGCTCGACGAGCCCACCAACCACCTGGACGCCGAGAGCGTGCTGTGGCTGGAGCAGCACCTCGCGCAGTACGCGGGCGCCGTCCTGGCGGTCACCCACGACCGGTACTTCCTGGACAACCTCTCGCAGTGGATCCTGGAGCTGGAGCGCGGCCGGGCCCACGTCTACGAGGGCAACTACTCCACGTACCTGGAGAAGAAGGCCGAGCGCCTGGCGGTCCAGGGCAAGAAGGACCAGAAGCTCCAGAAGCGCCTCAAGGACGAGCTGGAGTGGGTGCGCTCCGGCGCCAAGGCCCGCCAGGCCAAGTCCAAGGCCCGACTCGGCCGCTACGAGGAGATGGCGATCGAGGCGGAGAAGACGCGCAAGCTCGACTTCGAGGAGATCCAGATCCCGCCGGGCCCGCGCCTGGGCAACATCGTCGTCGAGACCGAGAAGCTCAAGAAGGGCTTCGGCGAGCGGGTGCTGATCGACAACCTGTCGTTCACCCTGCCCCGCAACGGCATCGTCGGCGTCATCGGCCCGAACGGCGTCGGCAAGTCGACCCTGTTCAAGACCATCGTCGGCCTGGAGCAGCCCGACGCGGGCACGGTCAAGGTCGGCGAGACGGTCAAGCTGTCCTACGTCGACCAGAACCGCTCGGGCCTGGACCCGAAGAAGACGGTCTGGGAGACGGTGTCGGGCGGCCTGGACTACATCCACGTCGGCAACGTCGAGATGCCCTCGCGCGCGTACGTCAGCGCGTTCGGCTTCAAGGGGCCGGACCAGCAGAAGCCCACGGGCGTGCTGTCCGGCGGTGAGCGCAACCGGCTCAACCTGGCGCTGACCCTCAAGCTCGGCGGCAACCTGATCCTGCTCGACGAGCCGACGAACGACCTGGACGTCGAGACCCTGGGCTCGCTGGAGAACGCGCTGGAGCAGTTCCCCGGCTGCGCCGTGGTCATCTCGCACGACCGGTGGTTCCTGGACCGCGTCGCCACGCACATCCTCGCGTGGGAGGGCACCGACGAGAACCCCTCGCAGTGGTACTGGTTCGAGGGCAACTTCGAGGGCTACGAGAAGAACAAGGTCGAGCGCATGGGCGCGGAGGCGGCCAGGCCGCACCGCGTCACCTACCGCAAGCTCACGCGGGACTGA
- a CDS encoding carbohydrate-binding module family 20 domain-containing protein: protein MAPPARKIALFAAGALIAGVVAAGATQLTSTPPTATATPPGAKTVTATLFQWTFDRVAAECTSTLGPKGYGYVEVSPATEHIQGGTWWTSYQPVSYRIAGRLGSEAQFRNMITTCHNAGVKVVADAVINHMSAGSGTGTGGTQYTKYTYPGHYGDQDFHTCRTDINDYRNRDNVQNCELSGLSDLNTGSEYVRSEIAEYLNTLLSMGVDGFRIDAAKHMPAADLSAIKAKLTKRDAFWVHEVIYGAGEAVQPGEYTGSGDVDEFRYAYDLKRVFTSENLAYLKNFGEGWGHLPSGQARSFVDNWDTERNGSTLSYKDGSNYTLANVFMLAWPYGSPQVYSGYEFSNKDQGPPAPGECYSSGWECQHRWPQIANMVGFRNTTSGTAVTNWWDNGRNAIAFGRGDKGYAVVNRESSAVSRTFQTSLPAGTYCDVQRDGCTATHVVNSAGQFTATVNAGEAIALHVGAMGNGSNPGTGAAAFSVNATTVMGQNIFVVGDHASLGGWDPARAVALSSASYPLWKASVSLPGGTQFAYKYIRKEANGTVTWESGANRTATAPATLNDTWRN from the coding sequence GTGGCACCCCCTGCACGGAAGATCGCCCTGTTCGCCGCCGGAGCGCTGATAGCCGGCGTGGTCGCCGCCGGGGCGACCCAGCTGACCTCGACCCCGCCCACGGCCACCGCCACCCCGCCCGGCGCCAAGACCGTGACCGCGACCCTGTTCCAGTGGACCTTCGACCGGGTCGCCGCCGAGTGCACGAGCACCCTCGGCCCCAAGGGCTACGGCTACGTCGAGGTCTCCCCCGCCACCGAGCACATCCAGGGCGGGACCTGGTGGACCTCGTACCAGCCGGTCAGCTACCGGATCGCCGGTCGGCTCGGCAGCGAGGCCCAGTTCCGGAACATGATCACCACCTGCCACAACGCGGGCGTGAAGGTCGTCGCCGACGCGGTGATCAACCACATGTCGGCGGGCTCGGGCACCGGGACCGGCGGCACCCAGTACACGAAGTACACCTACCCCGGTCACTACGGCGACCAGGACTTCCACACCTGCCGCACCGACATCAACGACTACCGCAACCGGGACAACGTCCAGAACTGCGAGCTCAGCGGCCTGTCGGACCTGAACACCGGCAGCGAGTACGTCCGCAGCGAGATCGCGGAGTACCTGAACACCCTGCTGTCGATGGGCGTGGACGGCTTCCGGATCGACGCGGCCAAGCACATGCCCGCCGCCGACCTGTCCGCGATCAAGGCGAAGCTGACCAAGCGCGACGCGTTCTGGGTGCACGAGGTCATCTACGGCGCGGGCGAGGCGGTGCAGCCCGGCGAGTACACCGGCTCGGGCGACGTCGACGAGTTCCGCTACGCCTACGACCTGAAGCGCGTGTTCACCAGCGAGAACCTGGCCTACCTGAAGAACTTCGGCGAGGGCTGGGGGCACCTGCCGAGCGGGCAGGCGCGCTCGTTCGTGGACAACTGGGACACCGAGCGCAACGGGTCGACGCTGTCCTACAAGGACGGCTCGAACTACACCCTGGCGAACGTGTTCATGCTGGCCTGGCCGTACGGCTCGCCGCAGGTGTACTCGGGCTACGAGTTCTCGAACAAGGACCAGGGCCCGCCCGCGCCCGGCGAGTGCTACAGCAGCGGCTGGGAGTGCCAGCACCGGTGGCCGCAGATCGCGAACATGGTCGGCTTCCGCAACACCACCTCCGGCACGGCCGTGACGAACTGGTGGGACAACGGTCGCAACGCCATCGCGTTCGGCCGGGGCGACAAGGGCTACGCCGTGGTCAACCGGGAGTCCTCGGCGGTGTCGCGGACGTTCCAGACCTCGCTGCCCGCGGGCACCTACTGCGACGTGCAGCGGGACGGCTGCACGGCCACGCACGTGGTCAACTCCGCCGGGCAGTTCACCGCGACGGTGAACGCCGGTGAGGCGATCGCGCTGCACGTGGGCGCCATGGGCAACGGGTCGAACCCCGGCACGGGCGCGGCGGCGTTCTCGGTGAACGCGACCACGGTCATGGGGCAGAACATCTTCGTGGTGGGCGACCACGCCTCGCTGGGCGGCTGGGACCCGGCGCGGGCGGTGGCGCTGTCCTCGGCCTCGTACCCGCTGTGGAAGGCCTCGGTGTCGCTGCCGGGCGGGACGCAGTTCGCCTACAAGTACATCCGCAAGGAGGCGAACGGGACGGTGACGTGGGAGAGCGGCGCGAACCGCACCGCGACCGCGCCCGCGACCCTGAACGACACCTGGCGGAACTAG